Proteins encoded by one window of Danaus plexippus chromosome Z, MEX_DaPlex, whole genome shotgun sequence:
- the LOC116777857 gene encoding vacuolar protein sorting-associated protein 37C has protein sequence MMQPDYPTAMGLLAHLNSDELKEMLNDDTKFDSVLKDVKQVKDWETEREMIIASNRSLAEFNLSKEPDLEDLKKQIQEKSKMGEELCSHIQELLNDYKSKSAGVTPDTTLAVLQTAAAESEEQSENIAQDFLTGKMDVDKFLEDFEPIRKEMHLRKFKSEKMSELLRMGSPSSYVNGVSKPYLPYPSFGPQGVPNIPYPVGPLNMPMPGMYGNHF, from the exons ATGATGCAGCCAGATTACCCAACAGCGATGGGGTTGCTGGCCCATCTCAACTCGGATGAGTTAAAGGAAATGCTCAACGATGACACCAAATTCGATTCCGTCCTTAAAGATGTTAAACAA GTTAAAGATTGGGAAACTGAAAGAGAGATGATAATTGCCAGCAACAGATCCTTGGCTGAATTTAACCTTAGCAAAGAGCCAGATCTGGAAGATCTTAAAAAACAGATACAAGAGAAATCTAAAATGGGAGAAGAGCTGTGTAGCCATATACAAGAATTGCTTAATGATTAca AGTCAAAATCGGCCGGTGTAACACCAGATACAACGCTAGCTGTATTACAAACGGCAGCCGCAGAGTCGGAGGAACAGTCCGAGAACATTGCGCAAGACTTTCTCACAGGCAAGATGGATGTTGACAAATTCTTGGAAGACTTTGAACCGATCCGCAAAGAGATGCACTTGAGGAAATTCAAATCGGAAAAAATGAGTGAACTGTTAAGAATGGGTAGTCCGAGTTCATACGTGAATGGCGTAAGCAAGCCATATCTACCATACCCAAGCTTTGGACCACAAGGTGTACCAAACATACCATACCCCGTTGGGCCCTTAAACATGCCAATGCCCGGAATGTATGGAAATCACTTCTGA
- the LOC116777380 gene encoding dnaJ homolog subfamily C member 30, mitochondrial-like, whose protein sequence is MLAQNKVKLLSIYVRCISTTSRFGASHYDVLGITPKATQNDIKSAYYELSKKYHPDKSKDEESAKKFRQICEAYEVLGNVTLKKMYDKGLIVGKENTSRMEYQPEPEPADPTLKFYKSRNNKNVIPTMDGHTPIFDFDTWSKQHYGNLLKKHNYARDFVKKQKKKEMEISQTNHQEAVFYLLLVCFFFFMIAIGKSDYDNNKMEETKPVQDSNKATVLK, encoded by the exons ATGCTAGCTCAAAACAAAGTGAAATTACTTTCAATTTACGTTCGTTGCATAAGTACAACAAGTCGATTTGGAGCTAGTCATTACGATGTGCTTGGAATAACACCAAAAGCGACGCAGAACGATATTAAATCGGCATATTATGAATTATCGAAAAAATATCATCCTGATAAATCAAAG gATGAGGAATcagcaaaaaaatttagacAAATTTGTGAAGCCTATGAGGTTCTTGGCAATGTAACCTTGAAGAAAATGTACGACAAAG gtCTGATTGTGGGAAAGGAAAATACGTCTAGAATGGAATATCAACCGGAACCAGAGCCTGCAGATCCTACATTGAAGTTCTATAAATCtcggaataataaaaatgttatacctACAATGGATGGTCACACACCAATCTTTGACTTTGATACCTG GTCGAAACAACATTAtggaaatttgttaaaaaaacacaacTACGCCAGGGACTTTGTTAAGAagcaaaagaaaaaagaaatggAAATATCACAGACTAACCATCAAGAGGCGGtcttttatcttttacttGTCtgctttttcttttttatgatTGCAATAGGAAAAAGTGATTATGATAACAACAAAATGGAAGAAACCAAACCGGTACAAGACTCAAATAAAGCAACAGTCTTAAAATAA
- the LOC116777628 gene encoding myosin regulatory light chain sqh → MSSRKTAGRRGTNKKRAQRATSNVFAMFDQAQIAEFKEAFNMIDQNRDGFVDKEDLHDMLASLGKNPTEEYLDAMMNEAPGPINFTMFLTLFGERLQGTDPEDVIKNAFGCFDEENNGVMSEERLRELLTTMGDRFTDDDVDEMLREAPIRDGLFDYVEFTRILKHGAKDKDEQ, encoded by the exons ATGTCGTCAAGAAAGACAGCCGGTCGTCGTGGTACCAACAAGAAGCGCGCACAGCGTGCCACTTCAAATGTCTTTGCTATGTTTGATCAGGCGCAAATCGCCGAATTCAAGGAGGCTTTCAACATGATCGATCAAAACCGGGACGGGTTTGTGGACAAAGAAGATCTCCATGACATGCTTGCTTCTCTCG GTAAGAACCCCACCGAAGAATACTTGGATGCTATGATGAATGAGGCGCCGGGTCCTATCAACTTCACCATGTTCCTGACCCTGTTTGGTGAGCGTCTCCAAGGAACAGATCCCGAAGATGTTATTAAGAATGCATTTGG TTGTTTTGATGAAGAGAACAATGGTGTTATGTCGGAGGAGCGTCTCCGGGAGCTGCTTACTACAATGGGAGACAGGTTCACTGATGACGATGTTGATGAAATGCTGCGTGAGGCTCCCATAAGGGATGGGCTCTTTGACTATGTGGAATTCACACGCATATTGAAGCATGGCGCCAAGGATAAAGATGAGCAGTAA
- the LOC116777897 gene encoding N-acetylglucosaminyl-phosphatidylinositol de-N-acetylase: protein MSFSETPYKLEYAYNFYLTFVADILIYVRNFILYIGVWLIGYLCVCCVVYRRYARRLPTRTRGALGAKRVLLVIAHPDDECMFFGPTIFRLCEQGAEVYLLCLSNGNYEGKGGERRKELWNACRELGVPDSNICLIMDTRLPDNPKAQWPVPVVARLIQHKLEALDIDTLVTFDRGGVSSHPNHSAAFYAVAYMFVEKNMPSKCTFYTLDSVNILRKYLGFLDLPLSFVLSSKRYFLRWTESRRVTRAMKLHKSQMVWFRYLYVMFSRYMVINTLRKINLADIELELEVDD, encoded by the exons ATGTCATTTTCAGAGACACCATACAAGTTGGAATATGCTTACAATTTTTACTTAACTTTTGTGGccgatatattaatttatgttagaaattttatattatacataggTGTTTGGTTGATTGgatatttgtgtgtgtgttgcgTGGTTTACAGACGTTATGCTAGACGGCTCCCGACAAGAACTCGTGGCGCTCTCGGGGCTAAAAGagtattattagttattgcCCATCCTGATGATGAGTGCATGTTCTTTGGTCCAACAATATTTAGATTGTGCGAGCAAGGTGCTGAAGTCTATCTGCTGTGTCTATCcaatg gtaATTATGAGGGCAAAGGCGGCGAAAGACGCAAGGAGCTGTGGAATGCCTGCCGTGAGCTCGGTGTACCTGATAGCAATATATGTCTCATTATGGACACAAGATTGCCGGACAACCCTAAAGCGCAATGGCCAGTTCCTGTTGTAGCTAGACTCATACAACACAAGTTAGAGGCTTTGGATATAGATACATTAGTGACATTTGATCGAGGAGGTGTTTCATCTCACCCAAACCACTCAGCTGCCTTTTATGCTGTAGCTTATATGTTTGTTGAAAAGAATATGCCTTCAA AATGTACTTTTTATACACTGGATTCTGTAAATATACTGAGAAAGTACTTGGGGTTCCTAGATCTTCCACTGAGCTTTGTTCTATCTTCCAAAAG gTACTTCCTTCGCTGGACTGAGAGTCGTCGCGTGACACGAGCGATGAAGCTTCACAAGAGCCAGATGGTGTGGTTCAGATATCTGTATGTGATGTTTTCTAGGTACATGGTCATCAATACACTTAGGAAGATTAATCTCGCCGACATAGAGCTTGAACTAGAAGTAGATGACTAG